In Streptomyces chartreusis, the following proteins share a genomic window:
- the rbsK gene encoding ribokinase — MTDIVVLGSTNMDLVTYVEKAPQRGETVTGRDFRTIPGGKGANQAIAAARAGGLVSMIGAVGNDAFGTRLRANLEHSGVDTDDLRTAEGASGTAHIVVDDEGGNAIVVIPGANGTLDHLSPGDEGVIAAAGTLLLQLEIPLPAVLAGAQAARRHDVRTILTPSPARSLPRELLATVDLLVPNEHEATALTGRTDPREAATALLDQVPEVVVTLGAAGSLYVTRGAEPLTVPAPKVTAVDSTGAGDTFVGALAVALGEGRPMPDALKWAAAAAALSVQREGASVAMPYRPEIEEAYAS; from the coding sequence ATGACCGACATCGTCGTGCTCGGCAGCACGAACATGGACCTCGTCACCTACGTCGAGAAGGCCCCGCAGCGCGGCGAGACCGTGACGGGCCGGGACTTCCGCACGATCCCCGGCGGCAAGGGCGCCAACCAGGCCATCGCGGCGGCCCGCGCGGGCGGCCTGGTCTCGATGATCGGCGCGGTCGGCAACGACGCCTTCGGCACCCGCCTGCGCGCCAACCTCGAGCACTCCGGCGTGGACACCGACGACCTCCGCACGGCCGAGGGCGCCTCCGGCACCGCGCACATCGTCGTGGACGACGAGGGCGGCAACGCGATCGTCGTGATCCCCGGCGCGAACGGCACGCTGGACCACCTCAGCCCCGGCGACGAGGGCGTCATCGCCGCCGCCGGCACCCTGCTGCTCCAGCTGGAGATCCCGCTCCCCGCCGTCCTCGCCGGCGCCCAGGCGGCCCGCCGCCACGACGTCCGTACGATCCTCACCCCCTCCCCCGCCCGGTCCCTCCCGCGCGAACTCCTCGCCACGGTCGACCTGTTGGTGCCCAACGAGCACGAAGCCACCGCCCTCACCGGCCGCACCGACCCCCGCGAGGCGGCCACCGCGCTGCTGGACCAGGTCCCCGAGGTGGTCGTCACCCTCGGCGCCGCCGGCAGCCTCTACGTCACCCGCGGCGCCGAACCCCTGACCGTGCCCGCCCCGAAGGTCACCGCCGTCGACTCCACCGGCGCCGGCGACACCTTCGTCGGCGCGCTCGCGGTGGCGCTCGGCGAGGGGCGCCCCATGCCGGACGCCCTGAAGTGGGCGGCCGCGGCGGCCGCGCTGTCGGTCCAGCGGGAGGGCGCCTCGGTCGCGATGCCGTACCGCCCCGAGATCGAGGAGGCGTACGCGTCATGA
- the trpB gene encoding tryptophan synthase subunit beta: protein MPSDFFIPDPEGQVPSAEGYFGAFGGKFIPEALVAAVDEVAVEYDKAKHDPEFARELDDLLVNYTGRPSSLTEVPRFADHAGGARIFLKREDLNHTGSHKINNVLGQALLTKRMGKTRVIAETGAGQHGVATATACALFGLDCTIYMGEIDTQRQALNVARMRMLGAEVIAVKSGSRTLKDAINEAFRDWVANVDRTHYLFGTVAGPHPFPAMVRDFHRVIGVEARRQLLERAGRLPDAAIACVGGGSNAIGLFHAFIPDTDVRLIGCEPAGHGVETGEHAATLTAGEPGILHGSRSYVLQDEEGQITEPYSISAGLDYPGIGPEHSYLKDSGRGEYRAVTDDAAMQALRLLSRTEGIIPAIESAHALAGALEVGKELGKDGLIVVNLSGRGDKDMDTAARYFGLYETDAEVAADANGAAEIQGDAK, encoded by the coding sequence ATGCCCAGCGACTTCTTCATCCCAGACCCGGAGGGTCAAGTCCCCAGCGCCGAGGGCTACTTCGGCGCGTTCGGCGGCAAGTTCATCCCGGAGGCCCTCGTCGCCGCCGTGGACGAGGTGGCCGTCGAGTACGACAAGGCCAAGCACGACCCCGAGTTCGCCCGCGAGCTCGACGACCTGCTGGTCAACTACACCGGCCGCCCCAGCTCCCTCACCGAGGTGCCGAGGTTCGCCGATCACGCCGGTGGCGCCCGGATCTTCCTGAAGCGGGAAGACCTCAACCACACCGGCTCCCACAAGATCAACAACGTGCTCGGCCAGGCACTGCTCACCAAGCGCATGGGCAAGACCCGGGTGATCGCCGAGACCGGCGCCGGCCAGCACGGCGTCGCGACGGCCACCGCCTGCGCCCTGTTCGGCCTCGACTGCACCATCTACATGGGCGAGATCGACACCCAGCGCCAGGCCCTCAACGTGGCCCGGATGCGCATGCTCGGCGCCGAGGTCATCGCCGTGAAGTCGGGCAGCCGCACCCTGAAGGACGCCATCAACGAGGCGTTCCGCGACTGGGTCGCCAACGTCGACCGCACCCACTATCTCTTCGGCACGGTCGCCGGACCGCACCCCTTCCCCGCCATGGTCCGCGACTTCCACCGCGTGATCGGCGTCGAGGCCCGCCGCCAGCTCCTGGAGCGCGCCGGACGCCTCCCCGACGCCGCGATCGCCTGCGTCGGCGGCGGCTCCAACGCCATCGGCCTCTTCCACGCCTTCATCCCCGACACGGACGTACGCCTCATCGGCTGCGAGCCCGCCGGGCACGGCGTCGAGACCGGTGAGCACGCGGCGACGCTGACCGCCGGCGAGCCCGGCATCCTGCACGGCTCCCGCTCCTACGTCCTCCAGGACGAGGAGGGCCAGATCACCGAGCCGTACTCGATCTCGGCCGGCCTGGACTACCCCGGCATCGGGCCCGAGCACTCCTACCTCAAGGACAGCGGCCGCGGCGAGTACCGCGCGGTCACCGACGACGCGGCGATGCAGGCCCTGCGCCTGCTGTCGCGCACCGAGGGCATCATCCCGGCGATCGAGAGCGCCCACGCGCTCGCCGGAGCCCTGGAGGTCGGCAAGGAGCTGGGCAAGGACGGCCTGATCGTCGTCAACCTGTCCGGCCGCGGTGACAAGGACATGGACACGGCCGCCCGCTACTTCGGCCTGTACGAAACCGACGCCGAGGTCGCCGCCGACGCGAACGGCGCCGCGGAGATCCAGGGGGACGCCAAGTGA
- the trpA gene encoding tryptophan synthase subunit alpha produces MSGNIQLLTDTLKAAKDEDRSALIAYLPAGFPTVDGGIEAIKAALDGGADVVEVGLPHSDPVLDGPVIQTADDIALRGGVRIADVMRTVREAHEATGKPILVMTYWNPIDRYGVERFTAELAEAGGAGCILPDLPVQESALWREHAEKHGLATVFVVAPSSKDERLGQITAAGSGFVYAASLMGVTGTRASVGAQAQDLVERTRATGTDLPVCVGLGVSDADQAAEVAGFADGVIVGSAFVKRMLDAPDDAAGVEAVRELAGDLAKGVRRRA; encoded by the coding sequence GTGAGCGGCAACATCCAGCTGTTGACGGACACCCTCAAGGCCGCCAAGGACGAGGACCGCTCCGCCCTCATCGCCTACCTCCCGGCCGGGTTCCCGACCGTGGACGGCGGCATCGAGGCGATCAAGGCCGCGCTCGACGGCGGCGCCGACGTCGTGGAGGTGGGGCTGCCGCACAGCGACCCCGTCCTCGACGGCCCGGTCATCCAGACCGCCGACGACATCGCCCTGCGCGGCGGCGTCAGGATCGCGGATGTCATGCGCACGGTCCGCGAGGCGCACGAGGCCACCGGCAAGCCGATCCTCGTGATGACGTACTGGAATCCCATCGACCGCTACGGCGTCGAGCGCTTCACCGCCGAGCTGGCGGAGGCGGGCGGCGCGGGCTGCATCCTGCCCGACCTGCCCGTCCAGGAGTCGGCGCTGTGGAGGGAGCACGCCGAGAAGCACGGACTCGCGACGGTCTTCGTCGTGGCGCCGAGCAGCAAGGACGAGCGGCTCGGCCAGATCACCGCGGCCGGCAGCGGCTTCGTCTACGCCGCCTCGCTGATGGGCGTCACCGGCACCCGCGCGTCCGTGGGCGCACAGGCGCAGGACCTGGTCGAGCGCACCCGGGCCACCGGCACCGACCTGCCCGTCTGCGTCGGGCTCGGCGTCTCCGACGCCGACCAGGCGGCCGAGGTGGCCGGCTTCGCCGACGGCGTGATCGTCGGCTCGGCCTTCGTCAAGCGGATGCTGGACGCGCCGGACGACGCGGCCGGAGTCGAGGCCGTGCGCGAGCTCGCCGGCGATCTGGCGAAGGGCGTGCGCCGCCGGGCGTAG
- a CDS encoding ADP-ribosylglycohydrolase family protein, with protein sequence MTPKADESSGPRLDERITGALVGAAVGDALGGPVEGYSPDQILERHGGRVHGIVGPWNGDAWRTARPIAPYHKGDGHVTDDTLLTHALVRVYGSVRDHLDAYAVADHLVPDLMTNPRWIPELEAEALPLHRVFLAEKWLVARIHYGHVDPREAGVGNIVNCGAAMYMAPVGLVNAADPRAAYTEALDIAGAHQSSYGREAAGVFAAAVAAACAPGATPDSVIEACLSLAKDGTRTAIEKVCEVAGAHQDFESALIPLREAIAPYDTVGPDYRRPSLGARRPSRLHAIEEVPVALAMLLIAGGDHRRSVLGAVNYGRDCDSIATMAGALAGALGSPVPEDWSKAVAEASRLDLWEPPRTLTEVTREIHARDVRRRRAHEAAFAALEGRPCSD encoded by the coding sequence ATGACGCCCAAAGCAGACGAAAGCAGTGGTCCGCGTCTCGACGAGCGGATCACCGGCGCCCTGGTCGGCGCGGCGGTCGGCGACGCCCTCGGCGGCCCGGTGGAGGGCTACTCCCCCGACCAGATCCTCGAGCGCCACGGCGGCCGGGTGCACGGCATCGTCGGCCCGTGGAACGGCGACGCCTGGCGTACGGCCCGCCCCATCGCTCCGTACCACAAGGGCGACGGGCACGTCACCGACGACACCTTGCTGACGCACGCGCTGGTCCGCGTCTACGGCTCCGTCCGCGACCACCTCGACGCGTACGCGGTCGCCGACCACCTGGTCCCGGACCTGATGACGAACCCGCGCTGGATCCCGGAGCTGGAGGCGGAGGCACTCCCCCTGCACCGCGTCTTCCTGGCCGAGAAGTGGCTCGTGGCCCGCATCCACTACGGCCATGTGGACCCGCGGGAGGCCGGCGTCGGCAACATCGTCAACTGCGGTGCGGCGATGTACATGGCCCCGGTCGGCCTGGTCAACGCGGCCGACCCGAGGGCGGCGTACACGGAGGCCCTGGACATCGCGGGCGCCCACCAGTCGTCGTACGGCCGTGAGGCGGCGGGCGTCTTCGCGGCGGCGGTGGCGGCGGCCTGCGCGCCGGGGGCGACACCGGACTCGGTGATCGAGGCCTGTCTGTCGCTGGCGAAGGACGGCACGCGGACGGCGATCGAGAAGGTCTGCGAAGTGGCGGGCGCCCACCAGGACTTCGAGTCGGCGCTGATCCCGCTGCGGGAGGCGATCGCCCCGTACGACACGGTCGGCCCCGACTACCGGCGGCCCTCCCTCGGCGCGCGGCGCCCCTCCCGTCTGCACGCCATCGAGGAAGTCCCCGTCGCCCTGGCCATGCTGCTGATCGCGGGCGGCGACCACCGCCGCTCGGTTCTGGGCGCCGTCAACTACGGCCGCGACTGCGACTCCATCGCCACGATGGCCGGCGCCCTCGCCGGCGCACTCGGCTCACCGGTCCCCGAGGACTGGTCGAAGGCGGTCGCGGAGGCCAGCCGACTGGACCTGTGGGAACCGCCCCGCACCCTGACCGAGGTCACGAGGGAGATCCACGCCCGGGACGTACGCCGGCGCCGCGCCCACGAGGCGGCGTTCGCGGCGCTGGAGGGCCGGCCGTGCTCCGACTGA
- a CDS encoding HpcH/HpaI aldolase/citrate lyase family protein produces the protein MTVRARTAAAYPLTWLYAPGDRPRVVAKALLSGADVVIVDLEDAVAPDRKDYARAATADLLADPEHPVPVHVRVNALDTPPGVKDLSILAALPGLAALRLPKVTSAEQIIHLAQTTPPTAPGTTPLHALLESALGIERAHAIATAHPSLRGISLGEADLRADLGVRGDAGLDWCRSRVVVAARAAALPPPSQSIHPDIRDLEGLAASCAHGRTLGFLGRAAIHPRQLPVIERAYLPTEEELEQAETIIKAATTEQGAQALKDGTFIDAAVVAAAHRTLALARRR, from the coding sequence GTGACCGTCCGGGCGAGGACCGCCGCCGCCTACCCCCTGACCTGGCTGTACGCCCCCGGCGACCGCCCGCGTGTGGTGGCCAAGGCTCTCCTGTCCGGTGCCGACGTCGTCATCGTCGACCTGGAGGACGCCGTCGCCCCGGACCGCAAGGACTACGCCAGGGCGGCCACGGCCGACCTGCTCGCGGACCCGGAGCACCCCGTCCCCGTCCATGTCCGGGTCAACGCCCTGGACACCCCTCCGGGGGTGAAGGACCTCTCGATCCTGGCCGCCCTGCCCGGCCTGGCCGCGCTGCGCCTGCCGAAGGTGACCTCCGCCGAGCAGATCATCCACCTCGCCCAGACCACCCCGCCCACCGCTCCGGGCACGACCCCGCTGCACGCCCTCCTGGAATCGGCCCTGGGCATCGAACGCGCCCACGCGATCGCCACCGCCCACCCCAGCCTGCGCGGCATCTCGCTGGGCGAGGCGGATCTACGGGCCGACCTGGGCGTACGCGGCGACGCGGGCCTCGACTGGTGCCGCTCGCGCGTCGTCGTGGCCGCCCGCGCGGCGGCCCTGCCACCGCCCTCGCAGTCGATCCACCCCGACATCCGCGACCTGGAGGGCCTGGCGGCCTCCTGCGCCCACGGCCGCACCCTCGGCTTCCTGGGCCGGGCGGCGATCCATCCCCGCCAGCTCCCGGTGATCGAGCGGGCCTACCTCCCCACTGAGGAGGAGCTGGAGCAGGCGGAGACGATCATCAAGGCGGCCACGACGGAACAGGGCGCGCAGGCCCTGAAGGACGGCACGTTCATCGACGCGGCGGTGGTGGCCGCGGCGCACCGCACCCTGGCGCTGGCCCGTCGACGCTGA
- a CDS encoding DsbA family protein, translating into MSEKNREGKRTARERLAVEREKQKAADKRRRALIVGASVVCVLGLAAVIGVVAANAGKDSGSEAGPVVGPSGAQGKDGLAIPVGQESAKSTLTVWEDFRCPACKSFEDAYRSTIHELTDAGQLRVEYHLATIIDGNMGGTGSRNAANAAACAQDAGKFTQYHDVLYENQPPEVDDAFAKNSKLFELAGKVKGLDTPAFRKCVENGTHNSWVEKSNDAFKSGGFSGTPTVLLNGKNIYQDQTMTPAKLKQMVEEAAKG; encoded by the coding sequence GTGAGCGAAAAGAATCGTGAGGGAAAGCGGACCGCCCGTGAGCGGCTGGCGGTCGAGCGTGAGAAGCAGAAGGCCGCCGACAAGCGCCGTCGTGCGCTGATCGTGGGCGCCAGCGTCGTCTGCGTCCTCGGACTCGCGGCGGTCATCGGCGTCGTCGCGGCCAACGCCGGCAAGGACAGCGGCAGCGAAGCGGGACCCGTGGTCGGGCCCTCCGGGGCACAGGGCAAGGACGGTCTCGCGATCCCGGTCGGCCAGGAGAGCGCCAAGTCGACGCTCACGGTCTGGGAGGACTTCCGCTGCCCGGCCTGCAAGTCCTTCGAGGACGCCTACCGGTCGACGATCCACGAGCTGACGGACGCCGGCCAGCTCAGGGTCGAGTACCACCTGGCGACGATCATCGACGGCAACATGGGCGGCACCGGCTCGCGCAACGCCGCCAACGCGGCCGCCTGCGCCCAGGACGCCGGTAAGTTCACGCAGTACCACGACGTGCTGTACGAGAACCAGCCGCCGGAGGTCGACGACGCCTTCGCGAAGAACAGCAAGCTCTTCGAGCTCGCGGGCAAGGTCAAGGGCCTGGACACGCCCGCCTTCCGCAAGTGCGTCGAGAACGGCACCCACAACAGCTGGGTGGAGAAGTCCAACGACGCGTTCAAGAGCGGCGGCTTCAGCGGTACGCCGACGGTCCTGCTCAACGGCAAGAATATCTACCAGGACCAGACGATGACTCCGGCCAAGCTGAAGCAGATGGTGGAGGAAGCCGCCAAGGGCTGA
- the lgt gene encoding prolipoprotein diacylglyceryl transferase, producing MELAYIPSPSRGVIHLGPIPLRGYAFCIIIGVFVAVWLGNKRWIARGGRSGTVADIAVWAVPFGLVGGRLYHVITDYELYFSEGRDWVDAFKIWEGGLGIWGAIALGALGAWIGCRRRGIPMPAYADAVAPGIALAQAIGRWGNWFNQELYGRETDVPWALKITSSTDGRVPGTYHPTFLYESLWCIGVAVLVIWADRRFKLGHGRAFALYVASYCVGRFWVEYMRVDDAHHILGLRLNNWTALIVFLLAVAYIVISAKKRPGREAVVEPGAGASGGETEGDADADSDSAAEAKDEDAKGEAEEDVEEDVKEDVKDEAGSGTKKT from the coding sequence ATGGAACTTGCCTACATTCCCAGCCCGTCGCGCGGGGTGATCCACCTCGGCCCCATTCCGCTGCGCGGCTACGCCTTCTGCATCATCATCGGTGTCTTCGTAGCCGTCTGGCTCGGCAACAAACGCTGGATCGCCCGGGGCGGGCGGTCCGGCACCGTCGCCGACATCGCGGTCTGGGCCGTCCCGTTCGGACTGGTCGGCGGGCGCCTCTATCACGTGATCACGGACTACGAGCTGTACTTCAGCGAGGGCCGTGACTGGGTTGACGCCTTCAAGATCTGGGAAGGCGGCCTCGGTATCTGGGGCGCCATCGCCCTCGGCGCGCTCGGCGCGTGGATCGGCTGCCGCCGCCGCGGCATCCCGATGCCCGCCTACGCCGACGCCGTGGCGCCCGGTATCGCCCTCGCCCAGGCGATCGGGCGCTGGGGCAACTGGTTCAACCAGGAGCTCTACGGACGCGAGACCGACGTCCCCTGGGCGCTGAAGATCACCTCCTCGACGGACGGCCGGGTGCCGGGCACCTACCACCCGACGTTCCTGTACGAGTCGCTGTGGTGCATCGGCGTCGCGGTGCTCGTGATCTGGGCCGACCGCCGCTTCAAGCTGGGACACGGGCGGGCGTTCGCGCTGTACGTCGCCTCGTACTGCGTGGGCCGGTTCTGGGTCGAGTACATGCGGGTCGACGACGCCCACCACATCCTCGGGCTGCGGCTGAACAACTGGACCGCGCTGATCGTGTTCCTGCTCGCGGTGGCCTACATCGTGATCTCGGCGAAGAAGCGGCCGGGCCGCGAGGCCGTGGTCGAGCCGGGCGCGGGTGCCTCCGGCGGTGAGACCGAGGGTGATGCGGACGCCGACTCCGACTCCGCCGCAGAGGCGAAGGACGAGGACGCCAAGGGCGAGGCCGAGGAAGACGTCGAGGAAGACGTGAAGGAAGACGTCAAGGACGAAGCCGGGTCGGGGACGAAGAAGACCTGA
- a CDS encoding ADP-ribosylglycohydrolase family protein: MLRLTWVQPEDLIGHELRQAALDGREPSRIAARWRAAGGREAPLRAGASPEPTSRYLRTLAEDLLDELADLPSRLADREPTDLARIRASCPSWPAPAASPAAPAVSRYEAAWLGRAVGCLLGKPVEKLPLEGIRLLAAATGNRPLNSYFTAKGVPPELLAAHPWNRRSAPTSLAENIDGMPEDDDLNYPLLDLLLLQRHGRDFTTTDVARLWLDELPAGRTFTAERVAYRNLLLGIEPPYTARHRNPFREWIGALIRADVHGWTNPGDPGAAAEQAHRDATLTHTANGVYAAMFTAAVVARAAVATAPDDIHACLRTGLTVVPPRSRLAEAVRHAVQLARVHEDFDTVVDELHATHADTHHWVHAVPNTALIAAALTHANGDFTGSICRAVSGGWDTDSNGATAGSVAALLAGAPAALPDRWTTPLKNRLATSVADFNGTGFDALARLTHDLTHQHTPREAPRP; the protein is encoded by the coding sequence GTGCTCCGACTGACCTGGGTCCAGCCGGAGGACCTGATCGGCCACGAGCTTCGGCAGGCCGCCCTGGACGGCCGGGAGCCGTCGAGGATCGCGGCGAGGTGGCGGGCGGCCGGCGGCCGGGAGGCGCCGTTGCGCGCGGGGGCGTCACCGGAGCCCACGTCGAGATATCTGCGCACCCTGGCGGAGGATCTGCTGGACGAACTGGCGGACCTGCCGAGCAGGCTGGCGGACCGGGAGCCCACCGACCTCGCGAGGATCAGGGCGAGCTGCCCGTCCTGGCCCGCACCGGCCGCCTCCCCGGCCGCTCCGGCCGTGTCCCGCTACGAGGCCGCCTGGCTCGGCCGGGCCGTCGGCTGTCTGCTCGGCAAGCCCGTCGAGAAGCTCCCCCTGGAAGGGATCCGTCTGCTCGCAGCGGCCACCGGCAACCGGCCCCTGAACTCGTACTTCACGGCGAAGGGAGTCCCCCCGGAACTGCTCGCGGCCCACCCCTGGAACCGCCGTTCCGCCCCCACCTCCCTCGCCGAGAACATCGACGGGATGCCCGAGGACGACGACCTCAACTACCCCCTGCTCGACCTGCTCCTGCTCCAGCGCCACGGCCGGGACTTCACCACCACCGACGTGGCCCGCCTCTGGCTGGACGAGCTCCCGGCCGGCCGCACCTTCACCGCCGAGCGCGTCGCGTACCGCAACCTCCTCCTCGGCATCGAGCCCCCGTACACGGCCCGCCACCGCAACCCCTTCCGCGAGTGGATCGGCGCCCTCATCCGCGCGGACGTCCACGGCTGGACCAACCCCGGCGACCCCGGTGCCGCCGCCGAACAGGCCCACCGCGACGCCACCCTCACGCACACCGCCAACGGCGTCTACGCGGCCATGTTCACCGCCGCGGTCGTCGCGCGGGCGGCGGTGGCCACCGCCCCGGACGACATCCACGCCTGTCTGCGCACCGGCCTCACGGTGGTCCCCCCGAGGTCCCGGCTGGCGGAGGCCGTGCGGCACGCCGTCCAACTGGCCCGTGTCCACGAGGACTTCGACACCGTCGTCGACGAACTCCACGCCACCCACGCGGACACCCACCACTGGGTCCACGCCGTCCCCAACACCGCCCTGATCGCCGCCGCCCTCACCCACGCGAACGGCGACTTCACCGGCTCCATCTGCCGAGCCGTCTCGGGAGGCTGGGACACCGACTCCAACGGCGCCACGGCGGGCAGCGTCGCCGCCCTCCTCGCCGGCGCCCCCGCCGCCCTCCCCGACCGCTGGACGACCCCCCTCAAGAACCGCCTCGCCACTTCCGTCGCCGACTTCAACGGCACCGGCTTCGACGCACTGGCCCGGCTCACCCACGACCTCACCCACCAGCACACCCCCCGGGAGGCACCTCGCCCATGA
- a CDS encoding CaiB/BaiF CoA transferase family protein, whose product MSAPGTETRPLPAAPLTGLRVLDLATLFAGPLAATMLGDYGAEVVKVEHPDRPDPSRGHGPSKDGVGLWWKVLGRNKRTITLNLSKPGGRATLLRLAATADVVIENFRPGTLEKWDLGWPELSAANPRLILTRVTGFGQFGPYAHRPGFGTLAEAMSGFAALTGEPDAPPTLPPFGLADSIAGLATAYAVMTALAARERTGEGQVVDMALIEPMLLALGPQATWFDQLGYVQERTGNRSANNAPRNTYRTADGSWVAVSTSAQSIAERVMHLVGRPDLIDEPWFATGADRARHADVLDRAVGGWIARHTRADVLAAFEKAEAAVAPIQDVRDVMTDPQYAALDTITTVEDPELGPLRMQNVLFRLSATPGTIRWTGRPHGADTEEILTGLGLTPADLAALREEGAL is encoded by the coding sequence ATGAGCGCCCCCGGCACCGAGACCCGCCCCCTTCCCGCCGCTCCCCTCACCGGCCTGCGCGTCCTCGACCTGGCGACCCTCTTCGCGGGCCCCCTCGCCGCCACGATGCTCGGCGACTACGGCGCGGAGGTCGTCAAGGTCGAGCACCCCGACCGGCCCGACCCCTCCCGCGGGCACGGCCCGTCGAAGGACGGCGTGGGCCTGTGGTGGAAGGTCCTCGGCCGCAACAAGCGCACGATCACCCTGAATCTGTCCAAGCCCGGCGGCCGGGCCACCCTGCTGCGTCTCGCCGCGACTGCGGACGTCGTCATCGAGAACTTCCGCCCCGGCACCCTGGAGAAGTGGGACCTCGGCTGGCCCGAGCTCTCCGCCGCCAACCCCCGCCTGATCCTCACCCGCGTCACCGGCTTCGGCCAGTTCGGGCCCTATGCCCACCGCCCCGGCTTCGGCACCCTCGCCGAGGCGATGAGCGGCTTCGCGGCCCTCACCGGCGAACCGGACGCGCCCCCGACGCTGCCGCCGTTCGGCCTGGCCGACTCGATCGCGGGCCTGGCGACGGCGTACGCGGTGATGACGGCCCTGGCAGCGCGCGAACGCACTGGCGAGGGCCAGGTCGTCGACATGGCGCTGATCGAGCCGATGCTGCTGGCCCTCGGCCCCCAGGCGACCTGGTTCGACCAGCTCGGCTACGTCCAGGAACGCACCGGCAACCGCTCCGCCAACAACGCCCCGCGCAACACCTACCGCACGGCGGACGGCAGCTGGGTCGCCGTCTCCACCTCCGCCCAGTCGATCGCCGAGCGCGTGATGCACCTGGTGGGACGGCCGGATCTGATCGACGAGCCGTGGTTCGCGACCGGCGCCGACCGGGCCCGGCACGCCGACGTACTCGACCGGGCCGTCGGCGGCTGGATCGCCCGCCACACCCGTGCCGACGTCCTGGCCGCCTTCGAGAAGGCGGAGGCGGCGGTGGCCCCGATCCAGGACGTACGCGATGTGATGACGGACCCGCAGTACGCGGCCCTGGACACCATCACCACCGTCGAGGACCCCGAACTCGGCCCGCTCCGCATGCAGAACGTCCTCTTCCGGCTCTCCGCCACGCCCGGCACGATCCGCTGGACCGGCCGCCCGCACGGCGCGGACACCGAGGAGATCCTCACCGGCCTGGGCCTGACCCCCGCCGACCTGGCGGCGCTGCGCGAGGAAGGCGCCCTGTGA